In Methanosarcina siciliae T4/M, one genomic interval encodes:
- a CDS encoding ATP-binding cassette domain-containing protein, whose protein sequence is MTANVIEVNGLEHSYGSIKAVDNISFDVKKGEIFSFLGPNGAGKSTVINILTTLRKIQKGEAKVNGYDVARDSKHVRQSIGIVFQMLCLDHEMTVRENLEYHGKIYSMPKRERKKRIEELLKLIELENKRDTLAKDLSGGMKRRLELARGLMTKPAVLFLDEPTIGFDIQTRMRMWEYLREIKREGTTIFLTTHYMEEADQLSDRISIIDHGKIIVTGTADELKNKLGKDLIYLETSDNKTVVEILNSINSVKTVTEDTKSLRVMIGEDVTHVLPQIMDRIRQAEIEITTINIKKPSMDDVFVHYTGHGLREGDPQENFEVSEPMEVSA, encoded by the coding sequence GTGACCGCAAATGTCATAGAGGTCAACGGACTTGAGCATTCGTATGGTTCTATAAAAGCCGTTGATAACATAAGTTTTGATGTAAAAAAAGGTGAAATATTCTCATTTCTTGGTCCAAACGGTGCGGGAAAGAGTACTGTGATTAATATTCTCACAACGCTTCGGAAGATCCAGAAAGGGGAAGCTAAAGTAAATGGATATGATGTGGCAAGAGACTCAAAACATGTAAGACAGTCAATTGGTATTGTTTTTCAAATGCTTTGCCTGGACCACGAAATGACTGTACGTGAAAATCTGGAATACCACGGTAAAATATATTCGATGCCAAAAAGGGAAAGAAAAAAGCGTATTGAAGAGCTTTTAAAGCTGATAGAGCTGGAAAACAAAAGGGACACCCTTGCAAAAGATCTGAGCGGGGGTATGAAGAGGAGGCTGGAGCTTGCAAGGGGTTTGATGACAAAACCTGCAGTCCTTTTCCTGGATGAACCGACAATAGGTTTTGATATCCAGACAAGAATGAGGATGTGGGAGTATTTGCGAGAGATCAAGAGGGAAGGCACTACGATATTCCTGACCACCCACTATATGGAAGAAGCCGATCAGCTCAGTGACAGGATTAGTATAATTGATCACGGAAAAATAATCGTAACAGGAACTGCAGATGAATTAAAGAATAAACTTGGTAAAGACCTGATTTATCTGGAAACCAGCGATAATAAAACCGTTGTAGAGATTTTAAATTCAATCAATTCTGTAAAAACAGTCACAGAAGACACAAAATCTCTGAGGGTTATGATCGGAGAAGATGTTACTCACGTTCTCCCTCAAATTATGGATAGGATCAGGCAGGCAGAAATAGAAATTACAACCATAAATATCAAAAAGCCTTCAATGGATGACGTTTTTGTTCACTATACCGGTCATGGCTTGAGGGAAGGAGACCCGCAGGAAAATTTTGAAGTATCAGAACCGATGGAGGTTTCAGCATGA
- a CDS encoding ABC transporter permease, whose protein sequence is MNFEFRAIYWRDMLKFFRFKSMLISSLVQPVMWLAFFGIAMSDSFDQLTSLVPPIEGVPNVDYLSYMGAGIIAMDVLFSSLFGGTSLMFDKKYSLLRETLASPVPRSHIILGVGLSGVTKAFIQTAMIIGFGRLIGMDFFNGYTPTETFISIIGIFLLVGIFTLGFLFLSGSIAITLENPEGMQSILTLLSMPLFFVSNALYPIDAFPSVLRFLSMFNPLTLLSDGIRYFALGNNFTVMGIHYVYTPASILVSFLGLLLFAFAMLATSLWRFNKVDV, encoded by the coding sequence ATGAATTTCGAATTTCGTGCCATATACTGGCGAGATATGTTGAAGTTCTTTAGATTTAAATCGATGCTGATCAGTTCATTGGTCCAGCCTGTGATGTGGCTGGCATTTTTCGGGATTGCAATGTCAGATAGTTTTGACCAGCTGACTTCTCTTGTCCCTCCAATCGAAGGAGTCCCGAATGTTGATTACCTTTCCTATATGGGTGCCGGAATAATTGCAATGGATGTACTGTTCAGCAGCCTTTTTGGGGGCACTTCCCTTATGTTTGATAAAAAATATAGCTTGCTAAGGGAAACTCTTGCAAGTCCGGTCCCCAGATCCCATATCATCCTAGGTGTCGGGCTTTCCGGCGTGACAAAAGCATTTATTCAAACTGCTATGATAATAGGATTCGGAAGACTGATAGGAATGGATTTTTTTAACGGATATACGCCTACTGAAACGTTTATCTCGATCATAGGCATCTTTTTACTTGTGGGAATTTTTACTCTGGGTTTCCTTTTCCTCTCAGGTTCTATTGCCATTACTCTTGAGAACCCTGAAGGAATGCAGTCGATTCTCACCCTGCTCAGTATGCCCCTGTTCTTTGTAAGCAATGCGTTATATCCCATTGATGCCTTCCCATCTGTCCTCAGGTTCCTTTCAATGTTTAATCCGCTAACACTTCTATCAGACGGAATCCGATACTTCGCTCTGGGGAATAACTTCACTGTAATGGGTATTCACTACGTGTACACACCAGCGTCTATCCTCGTGTCTTTCCTGGGCCTGTTGCTCTTTGCTTTCGCAATGTTAGCTACATCCCTCTGGAGGTTTAACAAGGTGGACGTGTAA